Proteins found in one Caldisalinibacter kiritimatiensis genomic segment:
- a CDS encoding purine-nucleoside phosphorylase produces the protein MNLLEKINETKNFIEEKINIKPEIGMILGSGLGVLADEIEDAVILEYGDIPNFPESTVKGHKGRLVIGNLNGKKVIAMQGRFHYYEGYTMQQVTFPVRIMKALGVNKVIVTNAAGGVNTDFTPGDLMIITDHINLGFDNPLIGKNYEQLGPRFPDMSHSYSKELIEKAITAGEKLNISLKQGTYMFLTGPTYETPAEIRMANILGADAVGMSTVPEVIVAVHSGIEVLGISCITNMAAGILEKPLDHKEVIETTEKVRDSFIKLVKEIVKSLK, from the coding sequence ATGAATTTATTAGAAAAAATTAATGAAACAAAAAACTTTATAGAAGAAAAAATTAATATAAAACCTGAAATAGGCATGATCTTAGGTTCTGGTTTAGGTGTGCTAGCTGATGAAATAGAAGATGCAGTTATACTTGAATATGGTGATATACCAAATTTTCCTGAATCTACTGTCAAAGGGCATAAAGGCAGACTTGTTATAGGGAATTTAAATGGTAAGAAAGTAATAGCTATGCAAGGGAGATTCCATTATTATGAAGGATATACTATGCAACAAGTGACATTCCCTGTTAGAATAATGAAAGCACTAGGTGTTAATAAAGTAATAGTAACAAATGCAGCAGGTGGAGTAAATACAGATTTTACTCCTGGAGACTTAATGATTATAACAGACCATATAAATTTGGGGTTTGATAATCCCCTTATTGGTAAAAATTATGAACAACTTGGACCTAGATTCCCTGATATGTCTCATAGTTATAGTAAAGAGCTTATAGAGAAAGCGATTACAGCAGGCGAAAAGTTAAATATTAGTTTAAAACAAGGTACTTACATGTTTTTAACAGGACCTACTTATGAAACTCCTGCAGAAATAAGAATGGCAAATATTTTAGGAGCAGACGCTGTTGGTATGTCAACAGTACCAGAAGTAATTGTTGCCGTTCACTCTGGAATCGAAGTTTTAGGTATATCATGTATAACAAATATGGCAGCTGGAATTTTAGAAAAACCACTTGATCATAAGGAAGTTATTGAAACAACAGAAAAAGTTAGGGATAGCTTTATAAAATTAGTAAAAGAAATAGTAAAGTCTCTTAAATAA
- a CDS encoding purine-nucleoside phosphorylase — MENLLSKTNEASTYISNRIDFKPEIGLILGSGLGSLADEIEDAIIIDYEEIPNFPISTVEGHDGKLVIGTLEGKKVIAMKGRFHYYEGYTMQEITFPVRVMKALGINILLVTNACGGLNKDLYPGALMIIEDHINFMGDNPLIGPNYDELGPRFPDMSNAYSKCLIKVAEKVSKKVDIDAKKGVYTAVSGPYYFSRAELSMLRKIGGDAIGMSTVPEVIVARHSDIKVLGIACVTDMAIPEELVSITHDEVVEVANKTKPKFIQLVKGIINDISLN, encoded by the coding sequence TTGGAAAATCTTTTATCAAAAACAAACGAAGCAAGCACTTACATTAGTAACAGAATAGATTTTAAACCTGAGATTGGTTTGATATTAGGTTCAGGGTTAGGGTCTTTAGCTGATGAAATAGAAGATGCTATTATAATTGATTATGAAGAGATACCAAATTTTCCTATATCAACTGTAGAAGGACATGATGGCAAATTAGTTATTGGTACTCTTGAAGGTAAAAAAGTAATAGCAATGAAAGGTAGATTCCATTATTATGAAGGATATACTATGCAAGAAATAACATTCCCTGTTAGGGTTATGAAAGCTCTGGGAATTAACATACTCTTAGTAACTAATGCATGTGGTGGTTTGAATAAGGATTTGTATCCAGGTGCTTTAATGATAATTGAAGATCATATAAACTTTATGGGAGATAATCCTTTAATTGGACCTAACTATGATGAACTAGGACCTAGATTTCCAGATATGTCAAATGCATATAGCAAATGTCTAATAAAAGTTGCTGAAAAAGTTAGTAAAAAAGTGGATATTGACGCTAAAAAAGGAGTTTATACTGCAGTTAGTGGACCATATTATTTCTCAAGAGCGGAATTAAGTATGTTAAGAAAAATCGGTGGCGATGCTATAGGTATGTCGACAGTACCTGAAGTAATTGTCGCTAGGCATTCAGACATTAAAGTTTTAGGTATAGCTTGTGTTACGGATATGGCAATACCTGAAGAATTAGTATCTATAACCCATGATGAAGTTGTAGAAGTTGCTAATAAAACAAAGCCGAAATTTATTCAATTAGTTAAAGGGATAATTAATGATATATCTTTAAACTAA
- a CDS encoding D-alanyl-D-alanine carboxypeptidase family protein, which produces MKITKNFKILISTLMTFILILSCINISYSAGEPFDIQAKSAILIDASTGHIIYEKNIHEKLAPASITKIMVLLLAMEAIENNKISLDDEIVVSSNAAGMGGSQLYLEEGEIQKVRDIIKAICLRSANDGAVALAEHIAGTEETFIKMMNNKAKELGMENTHFKNATGLDEEGHYTSAYDISIMSKELLKHPKIHDWLTLWMAEVKVGKEKDVVQGLVNTNKLIHDYKGANGIKTGYTSKAGHCLSASATRGSLTLISVVLGCKNSSIRFNESKKLLNYGFANYDSIVLAKKNEIIKKLPVSKGKIDKLTIVIQDDLSILVKKGNNNNIEKEVVLPDYLNAPVEKGKKVGEIIVKINNQEVNRVNLVTTREVEKANFLDMLKKMINNILGN; this is translated from the coding sequence ATGAAAATTACAAAAAACTTTAAAATATTAATCAGTACCTTAATGACTTTTATACTTATTCTATCTTGTATTAATATTAGTTATTCTGCAGGTGAACCCTTTGATATACAAGCTAAATCAGCTATATTAATTGATGCATCCACTGGACACATAATTTATGAAAAAAATATACATGAAAAATTGGCACCTGCTAGTATAACTAAAATTATGGTTCTATTGCTAGCAATGGAAGCCATTGAAAATAACAAAATAAGCTTAGATGACGAAATTGTAGTTAGTAGTAATGCTGCAGGAATGGGAGGAAGTCAATTATATCTAGAAGAAGGAGAGATTCAAAAGGTAAGGGATATAATAAAAGCAATTTGTTTAAGGTCAGCAAATGATGGTGCAGTTGCACTCGCTGAACATATAGCTGGAACAGAGGAAACATTTATAAAAATGATGAATAATAAAGCTAAAGAGCTGGGAATGGAAAATACTCATTTTAAAAACGCAACTGGTTTAGATGAAGAAGGTCATTATACATCGGCTTATGATATATCCATAATGTCTAAAGAATTACTAAAACATCCTAAAATACACGATTGGCTTACATTATGGATGGCTGAAGTTAAAGTTGGGAAAGAAAAAGATGTTGTACAAGGACTAGTTAATACTAATAAACTTATTCATGATTATAAAGGAGCAAACGGAATAAAAACAGGTTATACAAGTAAAGCAGGACACTGTTTATCTGCATCAGCAACTAGGGGTAGCCTAACTTTGATAAGTGTAGTTTTAGGTTGCAAAAACTCAAGTATAAGATTTAATGAATCAAAGAAATTATTGAATTATGGTTTTGCAAATTATGACTCTATAGTATTAGCTAAGAAGAATGAAATAATAAAAAAATTACCAGTCTCTAAAGGAAAAATTGACAAACTCACTATTGTTATACAAGACGATTTATCCATATTAGTAAAAAAAGGCAATAATAATAATATTGAAAAAGAAGTTGTTTTGCCTGATTATTTAAATGCTCCTGTCGAAAAAGGAAAAAAGGTTGGAGAAATCATAGTAAAAATAAATAACCAAGAAGTAAATAGAGTTAATTTAGTTACCACTAGAGAAGTTGAAAAAGCTAACTTCTTAGACATGTTGAAGAAGATGATAAATAATATATTAGGTAACTAA
- a CDS encoding CCA tRNA nucleotidyltransferase has protein sequence MTPKFFRLKEFNISIPTITYNILFYLNKISKIYNCNIYLVGGYVRDLILGQYSTDLDLIVTNNYIHVLKDLHKILDGKLQLNTSFLTGKLSLDNGINIDVTNARKELYNIPGSLPIVKPGNILDDVMRRDFTINTLILDFNDLNNPIIIDHLNGVKDIKNKYIKMLHDKSFIDDPTRIIRAIRFVSRLDFKFETRTLDLINNALKNGVLDTISNDRFYNEIIKSASENCSYKVFDYINRFNILNKITGNRQLDKVIIKYIKILEENKRMLIQEFNCVQADIILVKLMLLLQNIEPNKLFDFFDTITIKKKIRDRIINFSKNNKKVLTSLKSNNISRYNIYRLLNNIDIEEIICYIVISNLDYIVINNVKKYLYEDKLKKVLVSGNDLSILNIAPGPIYNHIFTELKKITINNNLNTKEKQLEAVKKIANNIRKRDIIE, from the coding sequence ATGACACCCAAGTTTTTTAGATTAAAGGAATTCAACATAAGTATACCTACAATTACATACAACATATTATTTTACTTAAATAAAATCTCTAAAATCTATAACTGCAATATTTATTTAGTTGGAGGTTACGTAAGAGATTTAATACTAGGTCAATATAGTACAGATTTAGATTTAATAGTAACTAATAACTACATTCATGTGTTAAAAGACTTACATAAAATATTGGATGGAAAATTGCAATTGAATACCAGTTTTCTAACTGGTAAACTAAGTTTGGATAATGGTATTAACATTGATGTAACTAATGCAAGAAAGGAACTCTATAACATACCTGGTTCTTTACCAATTGTTAAACCAGGTAATATTTTAGATGATGTTATGAGAAGAGACTTTACAATTAACACTTTAATATTAGACTTTAACGACCTTAATAACCCTATAATAATCGACCACTTAAATGGTGTTAAGGATATAAAAAATAAATATATTAAAATGTTACATGATAAAAGTTTTATAGATGACCCAACTAGAATTATAAGAGCTATTAGGTTTGTTTCTAGATTAGATTTTAAATTTGAAACCAGAACCTTAGACTTAATAAATAATGCTTTAAAAAATGGAGTTCTAGATACTATCAGTAACGATAGATTTTATAACGAAATTATAAAATCAGCTAGTGAAAACTGTAGTTACAAAGTTTTTGACTACATTAATAGATTTAATATCCTAAACAAAATAACAGGGAATAGACAACTTGATAAGGTAATAATAAAATATATAAAGATATTAGAAGAAAATAAAAGAATGCTTATTCAAGAATTTAATTGTGTACAAGCTGATATAATATTAGTTAAATTAATGCTATTATTACAAAACATAGAACCAAATAAGTTATTTGATTTTTTCGACACAATAACTATAAAGAAAAAAATAAGAGATAGGATAATAAACTTTAGCAAAAACAATAAAAAAGTGCTTACTAGCCTAAAATCAAATAATATTTCAAGATATAATATATATAGACTATTGAATAATATTGATATTGAAGAGATAATATGTTATATAGTAATAAGTAATCTAGATTACATAGTTATTAACAATGTAAAAAAATATTTATACGAAGACAAGTTAAAAAAAGTTTTAGTATCTGGTAATGATTTATCAATATTAAATATAGCACCAGGTCCTATATACAACCATATATTTACTGAATTAAAAAAAATAACAATAAATAATAACTTGAATACTAAAGAAAAACAACTTGAAGCAGTAAAAAAAATAGCTAATAACATTCGAAAGAGGGATATTATTGAATAG
- a CDS encoding site-2 protease family protein: protein MIFVVGFGWAKPVPINPLYFKNRKLGTIIVSIAGPLTNFLIATISAILLSLNISSNTIIISILQLTIIYNIVLGVFNLIPLPPLDGSKIIASLLPDKYEALFYKHEKYLYGILLLLLITGTMKNILNPLLYFGISLVNKIILTISNII, encoded by the coding sequence ATGATTTTTGTAGTAGGCTTTGGTTGGGCAAAACCCGTTCCAATAAATCCTTTATACTTTAAGAACAGAAAATTAGGTACAATAATTGTATCTATTGCAGGACCTCTTACAAACTTTTTAATTGCTACAATATCAGCAATTTTATTGTCATTGAATATATCATCAAATACTATAATTATTAGTATATTGCAGCTTACAATAATTTATAACATTGTACTAGGTGTATTTAATTTAATCCCTTTACCCCCTTTAGACGGTTCAAAAATAATAGCAAGTTTACTACCTGATAAATATGAAGCTTTATTTTATAAACATGAAAAATATTTGTACGGAATTTTACTTTTGTTACTAATAACTGGTACAATGAAAAACATTTTAAATCCTTTATTATACTTTGGAATTAGTTTAGTTAATAAAATTATACTTACTATAAGTAATATTATATGA
- a CDS encoding segregation and condensation protein A, protein MKYNVVLETFEGPFDLLYHLIEKNEVDIYDIPISQIADQYIEYLETMKDLDLEITSEFLVMAANLLQIKSKMLLPKNNEKQQEEQEEIDPRDELVKRLIEYKKYKNAAKSLKKKENIQSKIFFKPKEELGDIDVKEEQLMLEGIKLIDLMNAFNKIVKKKTQENTEINNIRKIQRDEITIEECMENLKEYICKNNKVRFEELFKEKQTNNNIVVTFLSILELIKLKFITVKQDSNFGEIIIQLKDIETQ, encoded by the coding sequence ATGAAATATAATGTAGTTTTAGAAACATTTGAAGGACCATTTGATTTACTATACCATTTGATAGAAAAAAACGAAGTTGATATTTATGATATACCAATTTCACAAATAGCCGACCAATATATAGAATACTTAGAAACTATGAAGGACCTTGACTTAGAAATAACAAGTGAATTTTTAGTAATGGCAGCAAATTTACTTCAAATAAAGTCAAAAATGCTATTACCTAAAAACAATGAAAAACAACAAGAAGAACAAGAAGAAATTGACCCAAGAGATGAATTAGTAAAACGTCTTATTGAATACAAAAAGTATAAAAATGCAGCTAAAAGTCTTAAAAAGAAAGAAAATATACAAAGTAAGATATTCTTTAAACCAAAAGAAGAACTAGGAGATATAGATGTAAAAGAAGAACAATTAATGCTAGAAGGCATAAAACTTATTGATTTAATGAACGCATTTAACAAAATAGTGAAAAAAAAGACACAAGAAAATACAGAAATTAATAATATAAGAAAAATTCAAAGAGATGAAATTACTATAGAAGAATGTATGGAAAATTTAAAGGAATACATATGCAAAAACAACAAAGTAAGGTTTGAAGAACTTTTTAAGGAAAAGCAAACTAACAATAATATAGTAGTAACGTTTTTATCCATACTTGAACTAATTAAATTAAAATTTATTACTGTTAAACAAGATTCTAATTTTGGAGAAATCATTATACAGCTTAAAGATATAGAAACTCAATAG
- the scpB gene encoding SMC-Scp complex subunit ScpB: protein MDRREIKAIIEALLFTWGDPLHIDDIKNILELEKNEVKQIIDEMIDDFNYNRRGVQIIQINNKYQISTRPEHYDWIKKLCTPNKSKSLSNAALETLSIISYKQPITKMEIESIRGVKCDKALKTLIDKNLIKEVGRLDKTGRPILYGTTEEFLKYFGLQSLNDLPKLKEFKNIELNENTINHLKNKE from the coding sequence ATGGACAGAAGAGAAATCAAAGCAATAATTGAAGCACTTTTATTTACTTGGGGTGACCCATTACATATTGATGATATAAAAAATATACTTGAACTAGAAAAAAATGAGGTAAAACAGATAATTGATGAAATGATTGATGACTTTAATTACAACAGAAGAGGTGTACAAATTATTCAAATAAATAATAAATACCAAATTAGCACAAGACCAGAACATTACGATTGGATAAAAAAATTATGTACTCCTAACAAAAGCAAAAGTTTATCTAATGCAGCTCTTGAAACATTATCGATAATCTCTTATAAACAACCTATTACTAAAATGGAAATTGAATCTATTAGAGGAGTAAAATGTGACAAAGCACTAAAAACTCTTATTGATAAGAATCTAATCAAAGAAGTTGGCAGATTAGATAAAACTGGTCGTCCTATACTTTATGGAACTACTGAAGAGTTCTTAAAGTATTTTGGTTTACAAAGCTTAAATGACTTGCCAAAACTAAAAGAATTTAAAAACATAGAACTTAATGAAAATACTATAAACCACTTAAAAAATAAAGAATAA
- a CDS encoding DUF2953 domain-containing protein codes for MILLIFLLFLIIILISLINPLYINIIFKRKGKDDFIEIKFRIFNFIKFGFEVPVLELLNRKGFLSFKGRSTIENNDKSETIYRNIFNVTLNELLEKLKSAIRMKRLFKEVNIYLLEKIKIKKLIWISKIGINDAASTGIVTGFVWALKSLIVSLISKDKTINNCKIDVQPIYSQNQFETYFNCIIKLKLVYIIIAGFIGLKAKFKGGESSV; via the coding sequence GTGATATTACTAATTTTTTTATTATTTTTAATCATTATTTTAATTTCATTAATAAACCCACTATATATAAATATCATTTTTAAACGAAAAGGAAAAGATGATTTTATTGAAATCAAGTTCAGAATTTTTAACTTTATAAAATTTGGATTTGAAGTACCTGTTTTAGAGTTATTAAACAGAAAAGGTTTTTTATCTTTTAAAGGCAGAAGCACAATAGAAAATAATGATAAAAGCGAAACAATATACCGAAACATTTTCAACGTAACTTTAAATGAACTATTAGAAAAGCTTAAATCTGCCATAAGGATGAAACGATTGTTTAAAGAAGTTAATATATATTTACTAGAAAAAATAAAAATTAAAAAATTAATATGGATATCAAAAATTGGTATTAACGATGCAGCATCAACAGGTATTGTTACTGGCTTTGTATGGGCTTTAAAATCATTAATAGTTTCACTAATTTCTAAAGACAAAACAATAAATAACTGTAAAATAGATGTGCAGCCCATTTATTCTCAAAACCAATTTGAAACATATTTTAATTGTATAATAAAACTAAAATTGGTTTATATTATTATTGCAGGCTTTATTGGATTAAAAGCTAAATTTAAAGGTGGTGAATCTAGTGTCTAA
- the ytfJ gene encoding GerW family sporulation protein, protein MSNHPIEGLMKTAMESIKEMVDVNTIVGDAVESPDGSVIIPISRVSFGFAAGGGEYGVNNGDTRREEYDVKKVPFGGGSGAGVSVQPVAFMVVGNGQVKLLSVEQSANILSNLFELIPKLTNSLQSNMDDKNKHKNNKHSEE, encoded by the coding sequence GTGTCTAATCATCCAATTGAAGGACTAATGAAAACTGCAATGGAAAGTATAAAAGAGATGGTAGATGTTAATACAATAGTAGGTGATGCCGTTGAATCACCCGATGGCTCTGTTATCATACCAATTTCAAGGGTATCTTTTGGTTTTGCTGCTGGCGGTGGCGAATATGGTGTTAATAATGGAGATACAAGAAGAGAGGAATATGATGTTAAGAAAGTTCCTTTTGGTGGTGGTTCAGGAGCAGGTGTATCAGTTCAACCTGTTGCCTTTATGGTTGTAGGCAATGGACAAGTAAAGCTTCTTTCCGTTGAGCAAAGTGCCAATATACTTAGTAACTTATTTGAGCTTATACCTAAGCTTACCAATAGCTTACAAAGCAATATGGATGATAAAAATAAACACAAGAATAATAAGCATTCAGAAGAGTAG